Proteins found in one Amycolatopsis umgeniensis genomic segment:
- a CDS encoding TIGR03854 family LLM class F420-dependent oxidoreductase, whose amino-acid sequence MAEDLKIRVGAGLGTGTAPEEFGAAVDLLEQAGVDSLWLPEAVYSPRIDPVVGLTHALARTSKLKVGTGVMVLPGRDPVLVAKQLASLAALAPKRVLPVFGLKPARDAELPLFPVPPGRRAAVFDESLLLIKALLEQEEVTFEGEFFRVEGVGLGLRPLKRLDLWLGGKAPGALRRIGRLADGWLASFLTPEEARAGRETIQEAAAEAGREVEADHFGISLIVAEDGIPDALAASVAARSDADPSRLIAGSWSAARDLLGEYIDGGLSKFVLYPAGPEPIERFVENFAEYAIPLQN is encoded by the coding sequence GTGGCGGAGGACCTGAAGATCAGGGTCGGCGCGGGGCTGGGGACCGGGACGGCGCCCGAGGAATTCGGCGCCGCTGTCGACCTGCTGGAGCAGGCGGGCGTCGATTCGCTCTGGCTGCCCGAGGCGGTGTACTCGCCCAGGATCGACCCTGTCGTCGGGCTGACGCACGCGCTCGCCCGCACCTCGAAACTGAAGGTCGGCACCGGCGTGATGGTGCTGCCCGGGCGTGACCCGGTGCTGGTCGCCAAACAGCTCGCCTCCCTCGCGGCGCTGGCGCCGAAAAGGGTCCTCCCGGTCTTCGGCCTGAAGCCCGCGCGCGACGCGGAACTGCCGCTGTTCCCGGTGCCGCCCGGCCGTCGCGCCGCGGTGTTCGACGAGTCGTTGCTCCTGATCAAGGCGTTGCTGGAACAGGAAGAGGTGACCTTCGAGGGCGAGTTCTTCCGGGTCGAGGGCGTCGGGCTCGGCCTGCGCCCGCTGAAACGGCTCGACCTCTGGCTCGGCGGGAAGGCGCCCGGCGCGTTGCGGCGGATCGGCAGGCTCGCGGACGGCTGGCTGGCCAGTTTCCTCACGCCGGAGGAGGCGCGCGCGGGCCGCGAGACGATCCAGGAGGCCGCCGCCGAGGCGGGCCGGGAGGTCGAGGCCGACCACTTCGGGATCAGCCTCATCGTCGCCGAGGACGGGATCCCGGACGCGCTCGCGGCCTCGGTCGCGGCACGGTCGGACGCGGATCCGTCGCGGCTGATCGCGGGCAGCTGGAGCGCCGCCCGAGACCTGCTCGGGGAGTACATCGACGGCGGGCTGAGCAAGTTCGTGCTCTACCCGGCCGGGCCGGAGCCGATCGAGCGGTTCGTCGAGAACTTCGCCGAGTACGCGATCCCGCTGCAGAACTGA